The following coding sequences lie in one Panicum virgatum strain AP13 chromosome 6N, P.virgatum_v5, whole genome shotgun sequence genomic window:
- the LOC120679344 gene encoding AT-hook motif nuclear-localized protein 1-like → MEAKSGEASAGPAPMAAAAAAAAAPVVTAAPEATVSFQPPAPSAAVEKGSSSGVLVSPPATGPPGAAGAGGALALGPVAMKVPKKRGRPRKYGPDGSLIRPLNATPISASAPMVAAVAAGQYTPASAVGAAMKRGRGRPLDFAAAAGKQHQLHHHQSPFDFHFDSIGDMVACSAGANFTPHIITVAPGEDVTMKVISFSQQGPQAICILSANGVISNVTLRQPDSSGGTLTYEGRFELLSLSGSFMPTENSGTRSRSGGMSVSLASPDGRVVGGGVAGLLVAASPVQIVVGSFLPSYQMEQKNKKPRVDPAPSLPQTPPAIPISSVDTHSSEQGQHSSAAHQRTASVVTPAYSADHQSWASPAQPTPEASRTPSGDQKTTASGS, encoded by the exons ATGGAGGCCAAGTCGGGGGAAGCGAGTGCTGGGCCTGCGCCtatggcggcagcggcagcggcagcggcggcaccagTAGTAACGGCGGCACCGGAGGCGACGGTGAGCttccagccgccggcgccgtcagcggcggtggagaagggtAGCTCGAGCGGCGTGCTGGTGTCGCCTCCTGCTACGgggccgccgggggcggcgggagcgggcggcgcgctGGCGCTGGGCCCGGTGGCGATGAAGGTGCCGAAGAAGCGCGGGAGGCCGCGCAAGTACGGGCCGGACGGGAGCCTGATCCGGCCGCTCAACGCCACGCCGATCTCGGCGTCGGCGCCCATggtggcggccgtggcggcggggcAGTACACGCCCGCCTCGGCggtcggcgccgccatgaagcgCGGGAGGGGGCGGCCCCTCGACTTCGCCGCCGCAGCGGGCAAGCAGcaccagctccaccaccaccagtcgCCGTTCGACTTCCACTTCGACTCGATCG GTGACATGGTAGCTTGCTCTGCTGGTGCAAATTTCACCCCACATATAATTACTGTCGCCCCTGGTGAG GATGTGACAATGAAGGTTATATCGTTTTCGCAACAAGGACCACAGGCTATCTGTATTCTCTCCGCAAATGGCGTGATATCAAATGTTACTCTCCGTCAGCCTGATTCGTCTGGTGGCACATTGACCTATGAG GGACGCTTCGAGTTGCTGTCCTTGTCTGGCTCCTTTATGCCAACTGAAAATAGCGGAACACGAAGTCGATCTGGTGGGATGAGCGTGTCTCTTGCCAGCCCAGATGGTCGTGTCGTGGGCGGTGGAGTTGCCGGCCTCCTGGTGGCAGCAAGTCCTGTCCAG ATTGTCGTGGGAAGCTTCCTGCCAAGCTATCAGATGGAGCAAAAGAACAAGAAGCCGCGGGTGGACCCGGCACCCTCCCTCCCCCAGACACCTCCTGCCATTCCAATCTCAAGCGTGGACACCCACAGCAGCGAGCAAGGGCAGCACAGCTCCGCGGCCCACCAGAGAACGGCGAGCGTCGTGACCCCAGCGTACAGTGCAGACCACCAGAGCTGGGCATCCCCTGCCCAGCCAACACCCGAGGCGTCCCGGACGCCGTCGGGCGACCAGAAGACGACTGCCTCTGGATCCTGA